In Dioscorea cayenensis subsp. rotundata cultivar TDr96_F1 chromosome 9, TDr96_F1_v2_PseudoChromosome.rev07_lg8_w22 25.fasta, whole genome shotgun sequence, a genomic segment contains:
- the LOC120269368 gene encoding syntaxin-31 isoform X1, which yields MASSLSSYRDRTTEFRSFSETLKKAHGLAADPLPVKDATLSLETDPIASRSEFNRKASRIGLGIHETSQKIAKLSKFAKRSSMFDDPTVEIQELSAIIKNDITALNISISDLQVLQSTELADMNSSKDRVVHATTICDDLKSRLMGATKQFKDVLTARTENLKAHENRKQIFSTNASRENPLMHQPKTVSEPPPWSNAATPLPSSVAPVNGLQQGNQLRRRLAAESTSLHHPEMSMMQQVVPRQENYTQSRAVALQNVESTISELGGIFTQLATMVAQQGELAIRIDDNMDDSLTNVEGARSALLKHLTQISSNSYSVLAFGASLLLNLHRSKEILEAGTRLGFCI from the exons aTGGCGTCCTCGCTCTCCTCCTACCGGGATCGCACCACGGAGTTCAGATCCTTCTCGGAGACGTTGAAGAAGGCGCATGGGCTCGCCGCCGATCCGCTGCCGGTGAAGGATGCAACTCTGTCCTTGGAGACGGATCCCATCGCATCACGATCCGAATTCAACCGCAAGGCGTCGAGAATCGGGCTGGGGATCCATGAAACTTCCCAGAAGATCGCCAAACTGTCCAAAT TTGCCAAAAGGTCATCCATGTTTGATGACCCAACCGTGGAAATACAAGAACTTTCAGCCATAATAAAGAATGACATCACTGCACTCAATATTTCGATATCAGATTTGCAAGTCCTCCAGAGCACAGAATTAGCTGATATGAATAGCTCAAAGGACAGAGTGGTCCATGCCACAACTATATGTGATGACTTGAAGAGCAGACTAATGGGAGCTACAAAGCAGTTTAAGGATGTCTTAACGGCAAGGACAGAG AACCTCAAAGCTCATGAAAACAGGAAGCAAATTTTCTCTACAAATGCATCAAGAGAGAACCCACTCATGCATCAACCCAAAACTGTCAGTGAGCCACCTCCTTGGTCAAATGCGGCAACTCCCCTGCCATCCTCAGT CGCACCCGTGAATGGTCTTCAGCAAGGAAACCAGCTGAG GCGACGATTAGCTGCAGAAAGCACATCATTGCATCACCCTGAAATGTCCATGATGCAGCAAGTGGTTCCTCGTCAGGAGAACTATACACAAAGTCGTGCAGTTGCTCTTCAAAATGTAGAATCAACAATATCTGAACTAGGCGGCATATTTACCCAGTTGGCGACAATGGTTGCTCAACAGGGCGAGTTGGCTATCAG GATTGATGATAACATGGATGATTCATTGACTAATGTAGAGGGTGCCCGCAGTGCTTTGCTAAAGCATCTGACTCAGATATCATCAAACAG TTACTCTGTACTTGCATTTGGAGCTTCACTACTTTTGAATCTACACCGGTCAAAAGAAATTCTTGAAGCTGGTACACGATTGGGTTTCTGTATATAA
- the LOC120269368 gene encoding syntaxin-31 isoform X2 yields MASSLSSYRDRTTEFRSFSETLKKAHGLAADPLPVKDATLSLETDPIASRSEFNRKASRIGLGIHETSQKIAKLSKFAKRSSMFDDPTVEIQELSAIIKNDITALNISISDLQVLQSTELADMNSSKDRVVHATTICDDLKSRLMGATKQFKDVLTARTENLKAHENRKQIFSTNASRENPLMHQPKTVSEPPPWSNAATPLPSSVAPVNGLQQGNQLRRRLAAESTSLHHPEMSMMQQVVPRQENYTQSRAVALQNVESTISELGGIFTQLATMVAQQGELAIRIDDNMDDSLTNVEGARSALLKHLTQISSNRWLLIKIFAILILFLLVFVFFVL; encoded by the exons aTGGCGTCCTCGCTCTCCTCCTACCGGGATCGCACCACGGAGTTCAGATCCTTCTCGGAGACGTTGAAGAAGGCGCATGGGCTCGCCGCCGATCCGCTGCCGGTGAAGGATGCAACTCTGTCCTTGGAGACGGATCCCATCGCATCACGATCCGAATTCAACCGCAAGGCGTCGAGAATCGGGCTGGGGATCCATGAAACTTCCCAGAAGATCGCCAAACTGTCCAAAT TTGCCAAAAGGTCATCCATGTTTGATGACCCAACCGTGGAAATACAAGAACTTTCAGCCATAATAAAGAATGACATCACTGCACTCAATATTTCGATATCAGATTTGCAAGTCCTCCAGAGCACAGAATTAGCTGATATGAATAGCTCAAAGGACAGAGTGGTCCATGCCACAACTATATGTGATGACTTGAAGAGCAGACTAATGGGAGCTACAAAGCAGTTTAAGGATGTCTTAACGGCAAGGACAGAG AACCTCAAAGCTCATGAAAACAGGAAGCAAATTTTCTCTACAAATGCATCAAGAGAGAACCCACTCATGCATCAACCCAAAACTGTCAGTGAGCCACCTCCTTGGTCAAATGCGGCAACTCCCCTGCCATCCTCAGT CGCACCCGTGAATGGTCTTCAGCAAGGAAACCAGCTGAG GCGACGATTAGCTGCAGAAAGCACATCATTGCATCACCCTGAAATGTCCATGATGCAGCAAGTGGTTCCTCGTCAGGAGAACTATACACAAAGTCGTGCAGTTGCTCTTCAAAATGTAGAATCAACAATATCTGAACTAGGCGGCATATTTACCCAGTTGGCGACAATGGTTGCTCAACAGGGCGAGTTGGCTATCAG GATTGATGATAACATGGATGATTCATTGACTAATGTAGAGGGTGCCCGCAGTGCTTTGCTAAAGCATCTGACTCAGATATCATCAAACAGGTggcttttaattaaaatatttgctaTTCTGATACTCTTCCTCTtggtttttgtcttttttgtgCTGTGA
- the LOC120269368 gene encoding syntaxin-31 isoform X3 → MASSLSSYRDRTTEFRSFSETLKKAHGLAADPLPVKDATLSLETDPIASRSEFNRKASRIGLGIHETSQKIAKLSKFAKRSSMFDDPTVEIQELSAIIKNDITALNISISDLQVLQSTELADMNSSKDRVVHATTICDDLKSRLMGATKQFKDVLTARTENLKAHENRKQIFSTNASRENPLMHQPKTVSEPPPWSNAATPLPSSVAPVNGLQQGNQLRRRLAAESTSLHHPEMSMMQQVVPRQENYTQSRAVALQNVESTISELGGIFTQLATMVAQQGELAIRIDDNMDDSLTNVEGARSALLKHLTQISSNRKVGT, encoded by the exons aTGGCGTCCTCGCTCTCCTCCTACCGGGATCGCACCACGGAGTTCAGATCCTTCTCGGAGACGTTGAAGAAGGCGCATGGGCTCGCCGCCGATCCGCTGCCGGTGAAGGATGCAACTCTGTCCTTGGAGACGGATCCCATCGCATCACGATCCGAATTCAACCGCAAGGCGTCGAGAATCGGGCTGGGGATCCATGAAACTTCCCAGAAGATCGCCAAACTGTCCAAAT TTGCCAAAAGGTCATCCATGTTTGATGACCCAACCGTGGAAATACAAGAACTTTCAGCCATAATAAAGAATGACATCACTGCACTCAATATTTCGATATCAGATTTGCAAGTCCTCCAGAGCACAGAATTAGCTGATATGAATAGCTCAAAGGACAGAGTGGTCCATGCCACAACTATATGTGATGACTTGAAGAGCAGACTAATGGGAGCTACAAAGCAGTTTAAGGATGTCTTAACGGCAAGGACAGAG AACCTCAAAGCTCATGAAAACAGGAAGCAAATTTTCTCTACAAATGCATCAAGAGAGAACCCACTCATGCATCAACCCAAAACTGTCAGTGAGCCACCTCCTTGGTCAAATGCGGCAACTCCCCTGCCATCCTCAGT CGCACCCGTGAATGGTCTTCAGCAAGGAAACCAGCTGAG GCGACGATTAGCTGCAGAAAGCACATCATTGCATCACCCTGAAATGTCCATGATGCAGCAAGTGGTTCCTCGTCAGGAGAACTATACACAAAGTCGTGCAGTTGCTCTTCAAAATGTAGAATCAACAATATCTGAACTAGGCGGCATATTTACCCAGTTGGCGACAATGGTTGCTCAACAGGGCGAGTTGGCTATCAG GATTGATGATAACATGGATGATTCATTGACTAATGTAGAGGGTGCCCGCAGTGCTTTGCTAAAGCATCTGACTCAGATATCATCAAACAG
- the LOC120268374 gene encoding cell division control protein 6 homolog, translating to MPGSKIPSFSSASELGSAVVDDLEIAGRCQGSSTSRKRSRSQSALRSSIKNVPSPAKRIPPRRSSNAIVDSKGEIKLDLQQCCDDSNGEPMVVSSPKILREERSSDPCFQRSTWNPRDPTQIQAVKEALHVASAPYNIVCREDEQKSILDFCKTCIEQDKSGSLYVCGCPGTGKSLSVKKVKELLVLWAKEAGFQTPEVLSINCTLLTKASEIFSKVIEKFHPHLRNNSCSPLQDLQKLYSQKRQLSSGKMMMIIVDEMDYLRTRDHQVLHDLFMLSTLPYSQCILIGIANAIDLADRFLPRLESLNCKPNVVAYCAYSKDQILKIIQQRLIALGYDIFEPIALEFCARKVAAASGDMRKALDVCRSAIEVFEAELRLATNKEELKIVRFDHMDIALSRAFKPLIVDTIQSLPQHQQIILCSVVKFFWQCKKNATTLGELNRSYSEICKDSHIPPVGMLEFTNMCRALSDQGLLNVGQSKEIKQKRVTLQIDGSDVRFALKKISMLFACNANG from the exons ATGCCAGGGAGCAAAATTCCGAGCTTTTCATCGGCCTCCGAGCTTGGATCTGCCGTCGTCGATGATCTAGAGATTGCTGGGAGGTGCCAGGGTTCATCCACCAGCCGGAAGCGATCTAGATCTCAATCAGCGCTGAGGAGCTCGATCAAGAACGTTCCCTCTCCTGCTAAAAGGATACCTCCTCGTAGATCCAGCAATGCTATAGTGGATTCTAAAGGAGAA ATAAAATTGGATCTGCAGCAGTGCTGTGATGATTCCAATGGAGAACCCATGGTGGTGTCCTCTCCGAAAATTTTGAGGGAGGAGAGATCCTCTGATCCCTGCTTTCAGAGGTCCACATGGAACCCAAGAG ATCCTACACAGATCCAAGCTGTGAAGGAAGCACTCCATGTGGCCTCGGCCCCATATAACATTGTATGCCGTGAAGATGAACAAAAAAGTATTCTTGATTTTTGTAAAACTTGCATCGAACAAGATAAATCAGGAAGCTTGTATGTGTGTGGATGCCCTGGAACTGGAAAGTCATTGTCTGTTAAAAAAGTGAAAGAGCTTCTTGTGCTGTGGGCAAAAGAG GCCGGATTTCAGACACCAGAAGTATTATCCATTAACTGTACCTTGCTCACAAAGGCATCTGAAATTTTCAGCAAG GTGATTGAAAAATTCCATCCTCACTTGAGGAATAATAGTTGCTCACCTCTTCAAGACCTCCAGAAACTCTATTCTCAAAAGAGACAATTGTCTTCTGGGAAAATGat GATGATCATCGTTGATGAGATGGACTACTTGAGAACAAGAGATCATCAAGTGCTTCATGATCTTTTCATGCTCTCAACTCTTCCTTACTCTCAATGTATACTAATAG GAATAGCAAATGCAATAGACCTAGCAGATCGGTTTCTTCCAAGGCTTGAATCTCTGAATT GTAAGCCTAATGTTGTGGCATACTGTGCATATTCTAAAGATCAGATCCTCAAGATTATCCAGCAGAGGCTGATT GCTCTTGGATATGACATCTTTGAACCAATAGCACTTGAATTTTGTGCAAGA AAAGTAGCGGCTGCTTCTGGGGACATGAGAAAAGCTCTTGATGTTTGCAG AAGTGCAATTGAAGTTTTTGAGGCAGAACTGAGGCTTGCTACCAACAAGGAAGAGCTTAAAATT GTAAGATTTGATCATATGGACATTGCGTTGTCCAGGGCTTTCAAGCCATTGATAGTGGATACAATACAATCTCTTCCTCAACACCAACAg ATTATATTGTGCTCTGTAGTGAAATTCTTCTGGCAATGCAAGAAAAATGCTACGACGCTTGGAGAG CTCAACCGTTCTTATTCAGAAATTTGTAAGGACAGCCATATCCCTCCGGTAGGAATGCTTGAATTTACAAATATGTGTAGAGCATTGAGTGATCAG GGGCTTTTAAATGTTGGCCAATCTAAAGAAATTAAACAGAAGAGAGTGACCCTACAGATAGATGGTTCAGATGTCAGATTTGCTCTTAAG aaaatttctatGTTGTTTGCTTGCAATGCAAACGGGTAG